Proteins from one Hyperolius riggenbachi isolate aHypRig1 chromosome 2, aHypRig1.pri, whole genome shotgun sequence genomic window:
- the LOC137544789 gene encoding E3 ubiquitin/ISG15 ligase TRIM25-like, producing the protein MASAVLSKELECPVCLNIYTDPVTLRCGHNFCRVCIDRVLDSQEVSGDYSCPECREEFMERPELQTNIALRNVSEHVLSTQQDQDEAGILCTYCMHCPVPAIMSCLLCEASLCDNHLKVHSKAPEHFLCAPTTSLENRKCSVHKKILEYYCTEDAACVCVSCYVIGGHVGHKMLSLDEASEKKKKKLRNVLQKRMAETKKAEEKVQSLEERRRKAQKKADGEAERVTVLFKDLRKRLEDLEKRALSDIAIQAEQVVKSYDDVIRQLEIKKKVLSKKIRHIKKLCKTTDPLIVLQESDTGDLCDTEEGDEDSESDTGDLCDTDEGEDDSESDAGDLCDTEEEDEDSESDTGDLYDTENWERHDKQLYNGGDLDVASISQTLHTGLTDITSEVTGGIYIQPADILLDVTTSGDNLRIEDDRKTAWYSERWTYYDETPERFHESPQAISSQSFSSGRHYWEVDVSKSSNWRVGMCYPSIAREGNELQIGCNNNSWGLCGYEYNNKYYVRHDCKKIRLPDKTPRDTVRIYLDYDAGQISFYDLCGRGPTRHLHTFNATFTEPLHAVLCVEDGKIKISGGSQGV; encoded by the coding sequence ATGGCGTCTGCTGTTCTGAGCAAGGAGCTGGAGTGTCCCGTCTGTCTGAACATTTATACGGATCCTGTAACCCTGAGATGTggtcacaacttctgccgggTCTGTATTGATCGTGTGCTGGATTCACAGGAGGTCTCTGGAGATTATTCCTGTCCTGAATGTAGAGAGGAGTTTATGGAGCGGCCCGAACTGCAGACAAACATTGCTCTGAGAAACGTATCCGAACATGTCCTGTCTACTCAGCAAGATCAGGACGAGGCCGGAATCctttgtacatactgtatgcattGTCCTGTACCTGCTATtatgtcctgcctgctgtgtgaggCTTCTCTGTGTGATAATCACCTGAAAGTCCACAGCAAGGCACCAGAACACTTCTTATGTGCCCCCACCACCTCTCTGGAGAACAGGAAATGTTCCGTCCATAAGAAGATCCTAGAGTATTATTGTACTGAGGATGCTGCTtgtgtctgtgtgtcctgctATGTGATTGGGGGACATGTGGGACATAAGATGTTGTCACTGGATGAGGCctctgagaagaagaagaagaagctgagaAATGTTCTGCAGAAAAGGATGGCAGAGACAAAGAAGGCTGAGGAAAaagtccagagtctggaggaacgcaggagaaaagcacaaaaaaaagcagatGGTGAAGCAGAAAGAGTCACTGTCCTGTTTAAAGACCTCAGGAAACGGCTGGAGGACCTTGAGAAGAGAGCCCTGAGTGACATCGCGATACAGGCAGAGCAGGTGGTGAAATCATATGATgatgtaattaggcagctggaaataaagaaaaaagtccTGTCCAAGAAGATACGTCACATCAAGAAACTGTGTAAAACGACTGATCCGCTAATTGTCTTGcaggaatcagacacaggtgacttgtgtgacacagaggagggagaTGAGGACAGCgaatcagacacaggtgacttgtgtgacacggatGAGGGAGAAGATGACAGCGAATCGGAcgcaggtgacttgtgtgacacggaggaggaagatgaggacagcgaatcagacacaggtgacttgtaTGACACGGAGAACTGGGAGAGACATGATAAACAGCTCTATAATGGAGGAGATCTGGATGTGGCCAGCATTTcacaaacattacacacaggactaaCTGATATCACGTCTGAGGTAACTGGAGGAATCTATATACAGCctgcagacatattactggatgtaaCCACATCTGGTGATAATCTGCGTATAGAAGATGACAGGAAAACTGCATGGTATTCAGAAAGATGGACATATTATGATGAAACACCAGAGAGATTTCACGAATCTCCTCAGGCCATAAGCAGCCAGAGCttctcctcagggcgacattactgggaagtggatgttaGTAAATCGTCTAATTGGAGAGtcgggatgtgttaccccagtatagccagggaaGGGAATGAGTTACAGATTGGATGTAATAACAACTCCTGGGGTTTGTGTGGATACGAGTACAATAATAAGTATTACGTCAGACATGACTGTAAGAAGATCCGGTTACCTGACAAGACCCCCAGAGATACAGTCaggatatatctggattatgaCGCTGGGCAGATCTCGTTTTATGACCTGTGTGGGCGTGGCCCTACCAGACACCTCCACACTTTCAATGCCACCTTCACTGAACCCCTGCATGCTGTATTATGTGTGGAGGATGGCAAAATAAAGATATCTGGTGGGAGTCAGGGGGTGTGA